A genome region from Prionailurus viverrinus isolate Anna chromosome A3, UM_Priviv_1.0, whole genome shotgun sequence includes the following:
- the GID8 gene encoding glucose-induced degradation protein 8 homolog isoform X2 has protein sequence MSYAEKPDEITKDEWMEKLNNLHVQRADMNRLIMNYLVTEGFKEAAEKFRMESGIEPSVDLETLDERIKIREMILKGQIQEAIALINSLHPELLDTNRYLYFHLQHLIELIRQRETEAALEFAQTQLAEQGEESRECLTEMERTLALLAFDNPEESPFGDLLHMMQRQKVWSEVNQAVLDYENRESTPKLAKLLKLLLWAQNELDQKKVKYPKMTDLSKGVIEEPK, from the exons ATGAGTTATGCAGAAAAACCCGATGAAATCACGAAAGACGAGTGGATGGAAAAACTCAATAACTTGCACGTCCAGCGAGCAGACATGAACCGCCTCATCATGAACTACCTGGTCACAG aggGCTTTAAGGAGGCAGCAGAGAAGTTTCGAATGGAATCTGGGATTGAACCTAGCGTGGATCTGGAAACACTTGACGAGCGGATCAAAATCCGTGAGATGATCCTGAAAGGCCAGATCCAGGAGGCTATCGCGTTGATCAACAGCCTCCATCCGGAGCTCCTGGACACCAACCGGTATCTCTACTTCCACCTGCAA CACCTCATAGAGCTGATCCGCCAGCGCGAGACGGAGGCGGCGCTGGAGTTCGCGCAGACCCAGCTGGCGGAGCAGGGCGAGGAGAGCAGGGAGTGCCTGACGGAGATGGAACGCACTCTGGCCCTGCTGGCCTTTGATAACCCTGAGGAGTCTCCATTCGGAGACCTGCTTCACATGATGCAGAGGCAGAAG GTGTGGAGTGAAGTTAACCAAGCTGTCCTAGATTATGAAAATCGTGAGTCCACACCCAAGCTGGCAAAATTACTGAAACTACTCCTTTGGGCTCAGAATGAGCTGGAccagaagaaagtaaaataccCCAAAATGACAGACCTCAGCAAAGGTGTGATCGAGGAGCCCAAGTAG
- the GID8 gene encoding glucose-induced degradation protein 8 homolog isoform X1: MSYAEKPDEITKDEWMEKLNNLHVQRADMNRLIMNYLVTEGFKEAAEKFRMESGIEPSVDLETLDERIKIREMILKGQIQEAIALINSLHPELLDTNRYLYFHLQQQHLIELIRQRETEAALEFAQTQLAEQGEESRECLTEMERTLALLAFDNPEESPFGDLLHMMQRQKVWSEVNQAVLDYENRESTPKLAKLLKLLLWAQNELDQKKVKYPKMTDLSKGVIEEPK, encoded by the exons ATGAGTTATGCAGAAAAACCCGATGAAATCACGAAAGACGAGTGGATGGAAAAACTCAATAACTTGCACGTCCAGCGAGCAGACATGAACCGCCTCATCATGAACTACCTGGTCACAG aggGCTTTAAGGAGGCAGCAGAGAAGTTTCGAATGGAATCTGGGATTGAACCTAGCGTGGATCTGGAAACACTTGACGAGCGGATCAAAATCCGTGAGATGATCCTGAAAGGCCAGATCCAGGAGGCTATCGCGTTGATCAACAGCCTCCATCCGGAGCTCCTGGACACCAACCGGTATCTCTACTTCCACCTGCAA CAACAGCACCTCATAGAGCTGATCCGCCAGCGCGAGACGGAGGCGGCGCTGGAGTTCGCGCAGACCCAGCTGGCGGAGCAGGGCGAGGAGAGCAGGGAGTGCCTGACGGAGATGGAACGCACTCTGGCCCTGCTGGCCTTTGATAACCCTGAGGAGTCTCCATTCGGAGACCTGCTTCACATGATGCAGAGGCAGAAG GTGTGGAGTGAAGTTAACCAAGCTGTCCTAGATTATGAAAATCGTGAGTCCACACCCAAGCTGGCAAAATTACTGAAACTACTCCTTTGGGCTCAGAATGAGCTGGAccagaagaaagtaaaataccCCAAAATGACAGACCTCAGCAAAGGTGTGATCGAGGAGCCCAAGTAG